From Sphingobacteriales bacterium:
CGTTTTGCCTTTAAAACAAGAAATTCATACAACAAGCTGGGATTTATTCTATCGGCCAAAACCTTTAACCAGAGCTACAAACGAATGAAACTGCTTCAACACTATTCGGAATACCGGAAAAAACAAATGAAGCTGATCGTTGAAACCGAGCAATCAGTAAAACAGAAAATAGCAGAATTACAGGCCAAGATGACTGAAAAAAACGTACTGGCCATACAGCAGGATACGGAAAAGCAAAACCTTGAAAAAGACAAAATAAGCCAGAATCAGACGTTGGAAAATCTGAAGAAAAAAGAGTCTCAACTTAGGAAAGACCTTGCTCAGCAGGAAAAGATGAAGGCAGAACTTAACCGTCAGATTGAAGAACTAATCCGCAGGGAAATCAATAAATCAACAACGAAAACAGCCGGGACAACCAAATTTGAAATGACACCGGAAGCCAAAAAACTATCGGCAGATTTTGCAGGAAATAAAGGCAAACTGCCGTGGCCTGTCGAAAAGGGTGTTATTTCGGAATATTACGGCACCCATGAACATCCGGTATTGAAAGGCGTTGAAATTGTGAGCAATGGTATTAAAATTATGACTGATAGGGACGGAGAAGTCAGGGCTATATTTAGTGGTACGGTTACCAATGTATTGACGATTCCCGGAGCAGGCAAATCCATTTTAATCAACCATGGGGAATTCTACACGGTTTATTCCAATCTCGAAGAAGTGTATGTCAGGTCGGGGCAAAAAGTAACGACAAAACAAAAACTTGGAAAAATCCGGTTTGACCAGAAAAGCGGAAAAACTGAAATGGAACTTCAGATCTGGAAAATGACAACCAAGCAGGATCCGCTGCTGTGGTTAATGAAAGCATAGTTAGTGAACATGAATGAAATACAGATGAAAAAATATGTTTTTAGAATGTTATTGATGACTGTTGCATTGCTTTCGCTGTCACAATGCCTGATAGCCCAGCAGTACAATCAAAGATTGACCAATAACAAGACGAATGAGGAAATACTGATAGGCCTTTGTACCAGAAATGCTTTCCTTGAACAACCATTTGAAAACTGGTTCACACAGGAGTATAACCTTTATAGAAACCTCATGGATAAAAGCATTTGTGATAGCCTGAAGCCGCTGATGAAAAACATCAGAATCACCATTGTTCTGGGTACATGGTGCAGTGATAGCCGCCAGCAAGTGCCCGATTTTTTTACCATTGCCGACTACCTGAATATGCCTGATTCTGTGATAACCATTATCTGCGTTGACCGCGACAAACAGGCTGTTGCCTTTTCCATAGAGGATAAGAAAATTGAACTTGTCCCCACTTTTATCATTTACAGGCAGGGGGCTGAAATCGGAAGAATCATTGAAACACCATCGAAATCGCTTGAAAAAGACTTGTTGGCCATCCTGAAAACAAAATGAACGGTTTGAATGATGGATAAAAAAGAAGAAAAACTGAAAATAATTGAAGGAGTTGAACAACCTTCATCCATCAACACGAGGATACTGAGAGGAATAAAAAAAAGCACCGGCAGGCTTTTAACAGCAGAAGAATATTTTCAGGGGATAAAAAGCGGGAATCGTACACTGCTGGCAAAAGCCATCACTCTTATAGAAAGCAACCGTCCTGAACATCAGGAGATTGCCTCACAGATCATTGAAAGATGCCTGCCTTTAAGCGGGAAGTCAAAAAGAATAGGAGTTACAGGCGTACCCGGAGTAGGGAAAAGTACTTTTATAGAATCACTCGGCAGCAGTCTGGTGGATCAGGGAATGAATGTGGCCGTTCTTGCCGTTGACCCCAGCAGCAACCGGAGTAAAGGAAGTATTTTGGGAGACAAGACCCGGATGCCAGTACTTTCAGCACATCCCAATGCCTTTGTACGTCCATCTCCCTCTTCAGGAACGCTTGGCGGTGTGGCCCGAAAATCAAGGGAAACCATGATCGCCTGCGAGGCAGCCGGCTATGAAGTCATTTTTATCGAAACTGTTGGGGTCGGTCAATCTGAAACTACTGTTCACAGCATGGTTGATATGTTCCTGTTGCTGATGCTTCCGGGTGCAGGGGATGAACTGCAGGGAATAAAAAGAGGAATTATGGAACTGGCTGACATGATTATCCTGAATAAAGTTGATGAATCTTCGGAAATCATTATAAACCGTGCAAAAACTGACTATACCAATGCACTTCACCTGCTGCCTCCTTCTGATTCCGGATGGATTCCACTGGTCTG
This genomic window contains:
- a CDS encoding peptidoglycan DD-metalloendopeptidase family protein, with amino-acid sequence MVILKPINILILTLVFTQITFSQTREELERKRKQKEEEIRLTKKLLQETEAKQKQSVEYLQVLNNQISIRENIILSLKQEIKYLNEEIADASQVVSSLQKDLANLKKEYASMVRFAFKTRNSYNKLGFILSAKTFNQSYKRMKLLQHYSEYRKKQMKLIVETEQSVKQKIAELQAKMTEKNVLAIQQDTEKQNLEKDKISQNQTLENLKKKESQLRKDLAQQEKMKAELNRQIEELIRREINKSTTKTAGTTKFEMTPEAKKLSADFAGNKGKLPWPVEKGVISEYYGTHEHPVLKGVEIVSNGIKIMTDRDGEVRAIFSGTVTNVLTIPGAGKSILINHGEFYTVYSNLEEVYVRSGQKVTTKQKLGKIRFDQKSGKTEMELQIWKMTTKQDPLLWLMKA
- a CDS encoding thioredoxin family protein; this translates as MKKYVFRMLLMTVALLSLSQCLIAQQYNQRLTNNKTNEEILIGLCTRNAFLEQPFENWFTQEYNLYRNLMDKSICDSLKPLMKNIRITIVLGTWCSDSRQQVPDFFTIADYLNMPDSVITIICVDRDKQAVAFSIEDKKIELVPTFIIYRQGAEIGRIIETPSKSLEKDLLAILKTK
- the meaB gene encoding methylmalonyl Co-A mutase-associated GTPase MeaB, with the protein product MMDKKEEKLKIIEGVEQPSSINTRILRGIKKSTGRLLTAEEYFQGIKSGNRTLLAKAITLIESNRPEHQEIASQIIERCLPLSGKSKRIGVTGVPGVGKSTFIESLGSSLVDQGMNVAVLAVDPSSNRSKGSILGDKTRMPVLSAHPNAFVRPSPSSGTLGGVARKSRETMIACEAAGYEVIFIETVGVGQSETTVHSMVDMFLLLMLPGAGDELQGIKRGIMELADMIILNKVDESSEIIINRAKTDYTNALHLLPPSDSGWIPLVCQCSSVTGKGIELVWEKISEYFSFITGNGYFDKNREQQASFWFLETLNDEIKKMLYSSPEMKKIIQEYHKKVSVNKISPFEAAQTVLKFFREKIYHE